Proteins co-encoded in one Oreochromis aureus strain Israel breed Guangdong linkage group 3, ZZ_aureus, whole genome shotgun sequence genomic window:
- the LOC116330437 gene encoding butyrophilin subfamily 3 member A2-like — protein sequence MTPLKDKHLLVLQHVAVVLLFLIQSCGGQHQMIGPTQPVVAMIGDDIILPCHLEPTMDAVDLTVDWSRTDLKPRSVYVRREGVELLTEQNPLYTGRTSLSVNKLQCGDVSLKLSTVQLSDAGTYKCLVPKFNAETVVVLAVGSASSPVIELTNVKNEMVLECKSNGWYPEPQMLWVDSEGKPISVEPTKNVRGSDGLYSVSSKVTVEKGQSYSFTCKVQQKNISQIKEANIHVSGDLFMVQSNTAVHITVNLAVCLISIGTAVILIWKCGQKKTKRHDEDENELHQTEMEEKSHRECEEKKRLEDELQNKEEDLEHVRQTIKKLMEQKTFLKNQREKLITRIQEDKTEMKEIMKKLEIELPKTDRERKMQKRGDTKVNLEKRTEVHEELLKTTEKLMEETENIIIQMTEKKGKIEKDKEQINKHLREKEKEIEEIQKKLSEKQVRNTEQQRTE from the exons ATGACTCCTTTAAAGGATAAACATCTCTTGGTTTTGCAACATGTTGCCGTTGTCCTCCTTTTTCTAATACAATCTTGTGGTG GTCAGCATCAGATGATTGGTCCAACTCAGCCAGTAGTGGCCATGATTGGTGATGACATCATTTTGCCATGCCACCTGGAACCTACTATGGATGCTGTTGACCTGACTGTGGATTGGTCCAGAACTGACCTCAAACCTAGATCTGTCTATGTGAGGCGAGAGGGTGTGGAGCTTCTGACTGAGCAGAATCCTTTGTACACAGGAAGAACATCACTCTCTGTCAACAAACTGCAGTGTGGAGACGTTTCATTGAAACTCTCCACAGTACAACTCTCTGATGCAGGAACATACAAATGCCTTGTACCTAAATTTAATGCAGAAACTGTGGTAGTGCTTGCTGTGG GTTCAGCTTCCTCACCAGTCATAGAACTCACCAATGTCAAAAATGAAATGGTGTTAGAGTGTAAATCTAATGGCTGGTATCCAGAGCCTCAGATGTTGTGGGTGGACAGTGAGGGTAAACCTATTTCTGTGGAACCTACAAAAAATGTCAGAGGTTCTGATGGGCTCTATAGTGTCAGCAGTAAAGTGACTGTGGAGAAAGGACAGAGCTACAGCTTCACCTGCAAAGTTCAACAGAAGAATATCAGTCAAATCAAAGAGGCAAACATCCATGTTTCAG GTGATCTCTTTATGGTTCAGTCTAATACTGCTGTTCACATTACCGTCAACTTGGCTGTCTGTTTAATAAGCATCGGGACAGCAGTAATCCTAATATGGAAATGTGGACAAAAGAAAACCA AAAGACATGATGAGGATGAAAATGAACTACATCAAACAGAGATGGAGGAGAAATCACACAGAgaatgtgaggaaaagaaaagacttgAAGATGAGTTGCAGAACAAGGAGGAAGACTTAGAACATGTCAGACAAACCATTAAAAAACTGATGGAGCAGAAGACATTTCTGAAGAACCAGAGAGAAAAACTCATCACACGGATTCAGGAGGACAAGACAGAGATGAAAGAGATCATGAAAAAGTTGGAGATAGAACTACCAAAaactgacagagagagaaaaatgcagAAGCGTGGAGATACAAAAGTTAACCTAGAAAAGAGAACAGAAGTACATGAAGAACTGTTAAAGACGACAGAAAAGCTAATGGAGGAAACGGAGAACATTATAAtccaaatgacagaaaaaaagggaaaaatagaaaaagataAGGAACAAATTAATAAACActtgagagagaaagagaaagaaatagaAGAGATTCAGaagaaactgtcagagaaacaaGTGAGAAACACTGAGCAG CAAAGGACAGAGTAa